One window of the Zea mays cultivar B73 chromosome 3, Zm-B73-REFERENCE-NAM-5.0, whole genome shotgun sequence genome contains the following:
- the LOC100276047 gene encoding uncharacterized protein LOC100276047 encodes MSSTTSIQPSASSGGASTSADENARPPDSGTNSSGPARSILSLQLDQRSLHFSVSAWVLIVALIGIFPLAPHSLQYKGYRLSLLGTTCTTGYALFALYRLPRAGNMQAVQVWCHHVTASKDFIPFMYCLMFSTSKLHLKLVLVPVICWALEHVARFLRRHFTSSSLYRTYLEQPCTWVETNTNAVQFLRSNAEILTGFLLILSLFSRQRNLMQTFMYWQLLKLMYHSPFTAAYHRAIWLKIGRTINPYIHRYTPFLHDPINAGMRWWFR; translated from the exons ATGTCCTCAACCACATCTATTCAGCCCTCAGCATCTTCAGGTGGTGCATCTACTTCAGCTGATGAGAATGCAAGGCCTCCTGATTCAG GCACTAATTCTTCTGGACCAGCACGAAGCATATTGTCTCTACAGTTGGACCAGCGGTCATTACATTTTTCTGTTAGTGCTTGG GTTCTTATTGTTGCCTTGATTGGCATCTTTCCATTGGCACCACATTCCCTTCAGTATAAGGGATATCGGTTGTCACTTCTTGGCACAACATGTACTACAGGCTATGCTTTGTTTGCTTTGTACAGG CTACCCCGAGCAGGGAACATGCAGGCTGTTCAGGTGTGGTGTCACCATGTAACTGCATCAAAGGATTTTATACCATTCATGTACTGCCTTATGTTTTCTACATCCAAACTGCACTTGAAGC TTGTTTTGGTACCTGTAATTTGTTGGGCACTTGAACATGTCGCTCGATTTCTACGTCGCCATTTTACTAGCTCATCTTTGTACAG GACATACTTGGAGCAACCTTGTACATGGGTTGAGACAAACACAAATGCAGTCCAGTTTCTACGTTCAAATGCAGAGATTTTGACGGGCTTTCTTTTGATCCTATCCCTGTTCTC GCGACAGCGAAATCTTATGCAAACATTCATGTATTGGCAG TTGCTGAAGCTCATGTACCATTCTCCCTTCACTGCCGCTTATCATAGAGCTATCTGGCTAAAAATTGGGCGGACAATTAACCCTTATATCCACCGTTACACCCCTTTTCTTCATGACCCGATAAATGCTGGCATGAGATGGTGGTTTAGGTAG
- the LOC100276047 gene encoding uncharacterized protein isoform X2, translated as MSSTTSIQPSASSGGASTSADENARPPDSARSILSLQLDQRSLHFSVSAWVLIVALIGIFPLAPHSLQYKGYRLSLLGTTCTTGYALFALYRLPRAGNMQAVQVWCHHVTASKDFIPFMYCLMFSTSKLHLKLVLVPVICWALEHVARFLRRHFTSSSLYRTYLEQPCTWVETNTNAVQFLRSNAEILTGFLLILSLFSRQRNLMQTFMYWQLLKLMYHSPFTAAYHRAIWLKIGRTINPYIHRYTPFLHDPINAGMRWWFR; from the exons ATGTCCTCAACCACATCTATTCAGCCCTCAGCATCTTCAGGTGGTGCATCTACTTCAGCTGATGAGAATGCAAGGCCTCCTGATTCAG CACGAAGCATATTGTCTCTACAGTTGGACCAGCGGTCATTACATTTTTCTGTTAGTGCTTGG GTTCTTATTGTTGCCTTGATTGGCATCTTTCCATTGGCACCACATTCCCTTCAGTATAAGGGATATCGGTTGTCACTTCTTGGCACAACATGTACTACAGGCTATGCTTTGTTTGCTTTGTACAGG CTACCCCGAGCAGGGAACATGCAGGCTGTTCAGGTGTGGTGTCACCATGTAACTGCATCAAAGGATTTTATACCATTCATGTACTGCCTTATGTTTTCTACATCCAAACTGCACTTGAAGC TTGTTTTGGTACCTGTAATTTGTTGGGCACTTGAACATGTCGCTCGATTTCTACGTCGCCATTTTACTAGCTCATCTTTGTACAG GACATACTTGGAGCAACCTTGTACATGGGTTGAGACAAACACAAATGCAGTCCAGTTTCTACGTTCAAATGCAGAGATTTTGACGGGCTTTCTTTTGATCCTATCCCTGTTCTC GCGACAGCGAAATCTTATGCAAACATTCATGTATTGGCAG TTGCTGAAGCTCATGTACCATTCTCCCTTCACTGCCGCTTATCATAGAGCTATCTGGCTAAAAATTGGGCGGACAATTAACCCTTATATCCACCGTTACACCCCTTTTCTTCATGACCCGATAAATGCTGGCATGAGATGGTGGTTTAGGTAG
- the LOC100284692 gene encoding HD domain containing protein produces the protein MAVSSRFPSQPAARGLLRRTPQRILPVERTPRRLALVVTAVSGGPVPGGSPVPRRPPPPEDAATVAPTSVPSSAASAIDFLTLCHRLKTTKRKGWINHSIKGPESIADHMYRMALMALIAGDLPAVDRERCIKIAIVHDIAEAIVGDITPSDGIPKAEKSRREQAALDEMCQVLGGGPAADEIKELWEEYENNSSIEANLVKDFDKVEMILQALEYEKEHGKVLDEFFLSTAGKFQTEIGKSWAAEVNSRRKEGCGKQEPSSNFHGNVL, from the exons ATGGCGGTGAGCTCGCGGTTTCCCTCCCAACCCGCGGCGCGTGGCCTCCTGCGCCGCACCCCGCAGCGCATCCTCCCCGTCGAGCGCACGCCGCGCCGCCTCGCCCTGGTCGTCACCGCCGTCTCTGGGGGACCTGTACCTGGCGGATCGCCCGTTCCCAGGCGGCCGCCACCGCCGGAGGACGCCGCGACCGTGGCACCGACCTCAGTGCCGTCGTCGGCCGCCTCGGCCATCGATTTCCTCACCCTGTGTCACCGCCTCAAG ACCACCAAAAGGAAAGGATGGATAAACCATAGCATCAAGGGCCCTGAGTCCATTGCTGATCACATGTACCGAATGGCCTTGATGGCTCTGATTGCTGGTGATCTGCCTGCTGTGGATCGAGAAAG GTGTATCAAAATTGCTATTGTGCATGACATTGCAGAAG CTATTGTTGGTGACATTACCCCATCGGATGGTATACCTAAGGCTGAAAAAAGCCGGCGCGAACAAGCAGCACTAGATGAAATGTGCCAAGTTCTTGGTGGTGGGCCAGCTG CTGATGAGATTAAAGAGTTGTGGGAAGAATATGAGAACAATTCTTCTATTGAAGCCAATCTTGTAAAAGATTTTGATAAA GTGGAAATGATTCTTCAGGCATTGGAATATGAGAAAG AACATGGCAAAGTGCTAGATGAGTTCTTTCTCTCCACTGCCG GCAAGTTCCAGACAGAGATCGGTAAGAGCTGGGCCGCTGAAGTAAACTCGAGGAGAAAGGAGGGATGCGGAAAGCAGGAGCCTTCATCAAACTTCCACGGAAACGTGTTGTGA